In Sedimentibacter sp. MB31-C6, one genomic interval encodes:
- a CDS encoding PEP/pyruvate-binding domain-containing protein: MENMVRSFKELTPELQAYAGGKGSMLAKMYQSGYPVPDGFVILPSAFENEKLNDKAWKEIQALLNEIRSNNQGAMFAVRSSGLSEDSAQASFAGEFESVLNVNTDIEIQKAIDTVFKSKESERVKAYSSVQGMDHSHKIAVVIQLMVQSEISGVLFTADPITGSYESMIGNYVFGLGEQLVSGEANAYDFKLLRPKGKYEGPEDFKKYASSLYKYAAKLSDELGCEQDIEWAVAKGKLYILQARPITTLSFGNLDTYEINESLTGDALWVNTNVGEAIPDVVTPLTWSIVRDLDEESSFVPGYYLWSGNICGRIYSNISQRISAVSALYGTGPEFVMRVIGESFGRIPEEINIPTYPFSRLKLIKLMIPRIIQYSRKTMKTSKEIPQFIKDTPDWCVRMTEQVKKAKSKEELLLLWKNHIEPQNTKAWWGLLVGGSKAGLTLTPINKKLTEMVGSEDASTLLSNLRGNSDLQSLGPVVGISNVIKGDMSREEYLKQYGHRGPHEFELSIPDPGEDKSWLDKQIEEYKKSDTDVEGLLKKQHIQYEDALKKFQKQFPSKIKWFEKKIEKAAENARVREAVRSEFVRVFRVIRVFALKTGELTGIGDDVFLLYINEVINLLSGDKSAVKFIPARKENYEKYKSLPPFPSLISGRFNPLEWVNDPNRRMDYYDSNMPIDVASDGETLKGFPGAAGRIEGKVRILMNPEDGDMLEPGEILVATTTNVGWTPLFPRAAAVITDVGAPLSHAAIVARELGIPAVVGCGNATLRLKTGDKVVVDGGQGIIWVTDIDE, from the coding sequence ATGGAAAATATGGTTAGAAGCTTTAAAGAATTAACTCCTGAGTTACAGGCATATGCAGGAGGAAAAGGCAGTATGTTAGCAAAAATGTATCAGTCAGGATATCCAGTTCCAGATGGTTTTGTCATTCTACCTTCTGCATTTGAAAATGAAAAGTTAAATGATAAAGCTTGGAAAGAAATACAAGCTCTACTGAATGAAATTCGTAGTAATAATCAAGGTGCCATGTTTGCTGTAAGATCCTCTGGCTTAAGTGAAGATTCAGCTCAAGCATCATTTGCGGGCGAGTTTGAAAGTGTTCTTAATGTAAATACAGATATAGAAATACAAAAAGCAATTGATACAGTTTTTAAATCAAAGGAATCAGAGAGAGTTAAAGCATATAGTTCTGTTCAAGGTATGGATCATTCCCACAAGATAGCTGTAGTAATACAGCTTATGGTTCAGTCTGAAATTTCCGGTGTATTATTCACAGCGGATCCTATAACAGGCAGTTATGAAAGTATGATAGGTAATTATGTATTTGGTTTAGGAGAACAACTGGTGTCTGGAGAAGCTAATGCATATGACTTTAAGCTTTTACGGCCTAAGGGAAAATATGAGGGACCTGAAGATTTTAAAAAATATGCATCTAGCTTATATAAATATGCTGCAAAATTGTCTGATGAACTTGGATGTGAACAGGATATTGAATGGGCTGTAGCAAAAGGAAAGTTATACATTTTACAAGCAAGACCAATAACTACATTGTCATTTGGTAATTTAGATACCTATGAAATAAACGAAAGCTTAACGGGAGATGCTCTTTGGGTAAATACAAACGTGGGAGAAGCTATTCCAGATGTTGTAACTCCGCTAACTTGGAGCATAGTTAGAGATTTAGATGAAGAATCTAGCTTTGTTCCAGGGTATTATTTATGGTCTGGTAATATTTGTGGAAGAATATATTCAAATATTAGTCAAAGAATTTCTGCTGTTTCCGCACTATACGGAACGGGGCCAGAATTTGTAATGAGAGTAATTGGTGAATCCTTTGGCCGTATTCCAGAGGAGATAAATATTCCTACTTATCCATTTTCGCGGTTAAAACTAATTAAGTTGATGATACCGCGTATAATACAGTATAGCCGTAAAACAATGAAAACCTCGAAAGAGATACCACAGTTTATAAAGGATACACCTGATTGGTGTGTGAGAATGACAGAACAAGTTAAGAAAGCAAAGTCAAAGGAAGAACTACTGTTGTTGTGGAAAAATCATATTGAACCTCAGAACACAAAAGCTTGGTGGGGCTTATTGGTAGGAGGTAGTAAAGCTGGTCTTACTTTGACACCTATCAATAAAAAACTGACTGAAATGGTAGGAAGTGAAGATGCGAGTACATTACTATCAAATCTTAGAGGAAACTCAGATTTACAGAGTCTTGGACCAGTTGTGGGTATATCTAATGTTATTAAGGGTGATATGAGTAGAGAAGAATACTTAAAGCAGTACGGTCATCGTGGCCCACATGAATTCGAATTATCGATACCTGATCCAGGAGAAGATAAAAGTTGGCTAGATAAACAGATAGAAGAGTATAAAAAGTCAGATACAGATGTTGAAGGACTTTTGAAGAAACAGCACATTCAATATGAAGATGCTTTGAAGAAATTTCAGAAGCAATTTCCAAGCAAGATAAAATGGTTCGAGAAAAAAATAGAAAAAGCAGCAGAAAATGCGCGTGTTAGAGAAGCAGTTCGATCGGAGTTTGTAAGAGTGTTTAGAGTTATTCGTGTCTTTGCACTTAAGACGGGAGAATTGACAGGAATAGGCGACGATGTATTTTTGCTTTACATTAATGAGGTTATAAATTTACTTTCAGGCGATAAATCAGCAGTAAAGTTTATTCCTGCTAGAAAAGAGAACTATGAAAAATATAAATCCTTACCTCCTTTCCCATCATTAATTAGTGGGCGTTTCAACCCTTTAGAATGGGTTAATGATCCGAACCGAAGGATGGATTATTATGACTCAAATATGCCAATAGATGTTGCATCAGACGGTGAGACACTTAAGGGTTTTCCAGGAGCGGCTGGAAGAATAGAGGGCAAGGTTCGTATATTAATGAATCCAGAAGATGGAGATATGCTTGAAC
- a CDS encoding TetR/AcrR family transcriptional regulator, whose product MPKKIYDKEEILDTCLEVFAEHGYNKTSTAMLAKASGISRSLIFHHFKSKKDLYLSLLDRCFERGNMVMGFESVSEDENFFEVKDRISAIKFKYYKENPDLYKVIIEAFYNTPDELKLEIDTKYGRLIEERDKVQERLFENVPLRENVVRKEAYKLIKLALDYFENKYVYELVDNRELNECILENIIKERNSFINMIRFGIQK is encoded by the coding sequence ATGCCTAAAAAAATATATGATAAAGAAGAAATACTAGACACATGTTTAGAAGTATTTGCAGAACATGGATATAATAAAACCTCTACTGCAATGCTAGCAAAGGCTTCGGGAATTTCCAGATCTTTAATATTTCATCATTTTAAAAGTAAAAAAGATTTATATCTATCTTTATTAGATAGGTGTTTTGAAAGAGGGAACATGGTAATGGGTTTTGAAAGTGTATCGGAAGATGAAAATTTTTTTGAGGTTAAAGATAGGATAAGTGCGATAAAGTTTAAATATTACAAAGAAAATCCTGATCTTTATAAAGTTATTATAGAGGCATTTTACAATACTCCAGATGAGTTAAAATTGGAAATTGATACAAAGTATGGAAGGTTAATCGAAGAGAGAGACAAGGTTCAAGAACGGTTGTTTGAGAATGTGCCGCTAAGAGAAAATGTGGTTCGAAAAGAGGCGTATAAACTTATTAAACTAGCACTTGACTATTTTGAAAATAAGTACGTATACGAATTAGTAGATAATAGGGAACTAAATGAATGTATTCTTGAAAACATAATTAAGGAAAGAAATAGTTTTATTAATATGATTCGATTTGGAATTCAAAAATAA
- a CDS encoding 5'-methylthioadenosine/S-adenosylhomocysteine nucleosidase encodes MYFGRMVTGERFIEDNLRDRINQKYSPLSVDMETASIAHVCYVNEIPFISVRTITDTATHSGIEKFKENCAQASIITKDFVLEFLKEFIESELVVNGFR; translated from the coding sequence GTGTATTTTGGACGAATGGTAACAGGAGAAAGGTTTATTGAAGATAATCTGCGTGATAGAATAAATCAAAAATATTCACCATTGTCAGTTGACATGGAGACTGCAAGTATTGCCCATGTATGTTATGTAAATGAGATACCTTTTATTTCAGTACGAACAATAACAGACACTGCAACACATTCTGGGATAGAAAAATTTAAGGAAAATTGTGCTCAAGCTTCAATTATCACTAAAGATTTTGTTTTAGAATTTTTAAAAGAATTTATAGAAAGCGAATTAGTAGTGAATGGTTTCAGATAA